GGGTTTGAGTCAGTGACAATTTGAATTCCTTCTGCACCACTTCTGGCTGAACAATTTTGGGTAAGTTGTTTACGCTACATGAAACTCTGTTCTCTTACCTGGAAGATGAGGATAACAACAGTTTCATTCTAAAGGGATGCTTAAATTCGTTACTTTAAGCAATTGTATATCTAGGTGATGAGACTATGGGATCTAAATTCAGCTGTCTGGGCTCAGTTCACAGTTCTGtcagttgtgtgactttgggcagctTTGTAACTTCCGtttctcagtgtcttcatctggaAAGTGAGCATGACAATAAAAAGCGCTTATcttgaaggaggagaaggagggctGACTGAGATAACACAGGGAAAGAGCTGAGAGTAACACAGGCACATGGTGTGCATTTGATGAGTGTGGTTCTGATCACTTGTTCAACAAGTGTGTAATGCCTACTACATAAAAGGCACTGTGATGGCAGTGGGGGATCAGTTGAATAATACAGACATGATTCCTGCCCCTGATGCATACAGCTTGAGGAGACAAGCAACAAacgagtaaatatattttaaaatagagacggTAATGAGTGTCCTAAAGGAAACCACTAGAAGCTGTAATAAAGATGTCTATTTAGAATTCTGCATAAAGATGAataatttgacaaatatatatcATTTGACTTTCATCTCTAAACCacattaatgaatatttttaaaaagatagatttCACAAGGAAGTGGAAAGAGAGGAGATGAGAGCAAACAAAATTTGAAGCTAGTAAGCAGATGGGTGAATGGCACCTGCAAAAAGAAAGCCAAGAACCAATCCCATCAACAACACGAATTCCTTAAATGGCTCAGGAAATGACCGGATATGTCTAGAACCGGGGTTAAGGAGGTTTGGGAGGGCATAAAATGAGGATTGGTGGAAAACTATTAAGCGGTTTTAGCATGGGATGTTCTTCATTTTACGTTGCTAGACAGCTGTCCCTTCCCCATTCTTAGCAGCAAACAGCCTcagaatttttataaatttagaagCACAATATCAGAAATTTAGAACTCAAGAACTGATAAAGTTGAGAAATGCTTTCTAAAAGTAATGCAGAAAAGCAAAGAGATGGGAAACAGGAAAAGAGCCAACATCTGAATTATTGGAATTCTACTATAatggaacaaagaaaataaagggggAGGAAATCATTAAAGGGgaggaaaaaattaaaggaaatttcctcgAACTAAAAGGACATGGGTCCCGGGTTGAATGGACTCATCAAGGAAGCAGCACAATGGATGAAAACAAGATCATAACAAGACTCATCATTGCAAAATTTTAGAACTCTAAGGGCATGTGTTTTATAATCTttcagagtggaaaaaaaaaacaggtcacATACAAAAGGTCAGTAATTAAATTGGATGCAAACTTCTCAACAGCCTTTCAAATACTaatgaaaaattacttttatcaGAATTCTACACCCAGCCCAACTATAAAACAGgtttgagaataaaataaaaacatctttagACAAATAAGGCCCCCAAAGCCTCAAACTTTTATTTCCTATGCCCAGTAAGCTCTTAGAGGATTGTTccacaaaaacaaggaaagaaaacaggagaatgaACCCAGgaacgataaaaaaaaaaaaaaaaaaaaaaatccagggtaACAATAAAGATCTCAGGATGACATCTGTGACCAAGTATCTAGGACAACCATACCAGAGTGAAGCAGTGTGACTCACAAGATAGACATATCCATACCATCTGTCATAGTCATATCTGCTGTCATCAAACCTTCGTTTTAACTTTTGGAATACTAGAGGATGTGCCCCCAAATAAACAATGGGGTAAACAAGGGAAGAAGGCAGCATCCAGGAACAGGACTCCAGCTCCACAGAATGGCATCCCTGGAATGACAGCAAAGGGAATTCCAATGATGACAGCTGTGCAGAAAACCTAGAGAACTCCGCAAAGAATGGAAGCCTCCTAGACGGAGCTCTCCAAGAAATATTGGAAATAACAGATGAACTGATATTACATTGATCTTGTGGAAAATCGTACTGGCAGGCTATTGGATACTGTGGAAAGTcagcaataaaagtaaaaagaagcaaaagaaagcaattactaattttgaggaagaaaagtgagaaaggaaatattataaAAGCATACTACAGTGCACAGTTCTGCGCGTTATTTGCATAGCATACTAATCAGAGAATACTAATTTAACCAAAAGATTTTCACATCACAATATTGGGAGCTtggtgaaagggaagcagagaggaTGACTATGTAAGAGAAAAATTGTTATTACAGGTTGAGATCCCTTATCCAACATGCTTGGGAACAGAATAGTCTTGAATTccagattttttcagattttggaatattcgcatatacataatgagatatcttggggatgggacctaatctaaatacaaaattcatttatattttatttacaccttatacacatagactgaaggtaattttatacggtattttcaataattttgcaCATTTGGCAAAGTTTGTGTTAAGTACTTACATGGGGAATTTTCCACTGGTGCTGTCATCTTGTTGCTTAAAACGTTTTGGAGTTTggggcattttggatttcagatttgcagGTTAGGAATGCTTAACCTGTACTATCATAAGTCCTTAGAAATAATTTACAATTGGTCAATCAGAAGAAGTCATATTTACATATCCTATAGAAATATGGAAATGTGTAAATCCTAAAGAAACtgttaaacaaattttttaaagggtTGCATCTGAGGAGGAGTTAATGTGAAGGGGTGCAATAGGGAATTGCTGTActttattttgaacttttaaaatgtaatttgatattttaaaactatacatattGTTTTCATGTAAGGAACTTTCTAAGGCACCTAACAATGTCTGACAGGTGGTATGTGATTAATACTAGGAATAGCAAATGGATCACATTACTTTCACATCTTGCTTTTTCTCTGCCCAAGGAAAACATGACATGAAATCGTCCAGTGTGTCCACAATAGCATCAACTTGACATTGTTCCATTTCTGTGTTTCCAGCCAAATCTATGGAATAGAGAGAGGCCCATCAATATGTTTAATGTACtatattaaaaagtttatttttaacagaTAGTATATTCATATGGTTGAAAATTCAAAAGAGCATAAAACAATATCCAGTGAAGACTAGCTTCCATCCACCACATTTTGCTCCCTTACCTACCTACCTTACTAGTAGCCACTTTAATTAGTATTCTTACattatttctttatgaaaatacaagcaaataaaaacatatatcccACTAGATGTGCTTCCTCATCCCATGTCCCCTACATATCTTTCTTTGCAAGTACCCAAAGGGTgtacttgctcttttttttttttctggctacaTGAGATTTCTTGAGGTAGATGTGCCACAATTTATTTAACTAGCCTCAACTGATTAGgtttgtttccagtcttttgttAATATAAGCAACACTACAAGAAATAACCTGTACCTACATTATAATTCATTttgtataaataattatttatttttgcagacaGTTTTTGTCAGGAGCATTTGTTTTCTGACTGGagactaaaaattttaaataatagagggcttttttttcttttgtcttgtttGTTAATCATTATTTTTGGTAATAAATCATTGATCTTCCTAAAAATTTTCTCAATGGTGCCAATTTAAAATGCTTCTGTGTAGAAGCCTTCTAAAATGGATTGCTTTTGTAAaactttataaatttattaaaaattaagaaactgtATACTGACAGTGGATGAATTggatgtaaattatacctcaataaaggtGTTAAAATCGAAAGAAAATTCTTGAGTGATTTAGAGTTCCTCTGTaaactgtatttttgtgtgtgtaatattCAAAGGTTGATTATTCTTCTTTCTGACCTTGAATAGTCTTCAGAATTCTTCACTCATTTTCATCCCTACTTTGACTTCCACCTCAAAGCTTCAGCTAAAACTTCGTGGAAGTGactttttattcaatatttttagtcCTAAACCACAGGCTCATTTTTTCAGCATCCTTTTGTATATATCTCTGATTACTCTTTTGGCACCTGAACATTCTTCTACAAATCCTCAAATGCAGTCATCACACCATTTCTCAAAccacctctcctttttttttaccCAACAAATGATTACAGGCCTCAATTGTGACTCAGCCCCAAGTAGGGGCTGTATATAGTAGCATTGAATAGAAGAGGTAAATTCCTTGCCTGAATGGCACTTATGGTCAACTGGAAAAGGCAGACATTGAGGAGGGTATTGAAAgttgaaaaaagtattttaaacagaaaagagaaggaaatggaagagaagaggaggagaaggaggaagagaacgAGGACGTAGCAGTACATAGTGCATTGAGAATGGCAAACTCTGTCTATGCTATACCTCTCCTGGTTAAATAGACTGCCTTCCACATGGCAACATCTATCTACTGTCTCTAAGATGATTCTACATCCAcgaatttttcatatttttcttggtCTCTCTTCTTTGCCATCTGGATCATTTCACTTATCTCCTAATGTGCTTCCCTGCAGTAGCCACAAATACAAAGTAACCACAATAATCTTCCCAAAATGCATAGCAGTAGTTATGCTGCTTTTCTAGATAAAAACCTACAATTATGTAAGAAAAAGTCAATACTCTAGATCTTTCTAATCAAATCCAATCCATTCTAAGCATTTCTCTAATTCTCTTCCACCTGCAAATTTGAAGTTCATTCTTCTTCTCATGCCATTTTCTCTCTACTTAGAATGTTCTAGCCCAGAGATTCTCAAAGTGAGATCCATGGACCACCTACATCATCTGGGAAATTGTTGagaatgcaaattcttgggccccacccAAGGTCTACTGACTCAAAGTTGCACAAAGTATATTTTAATGAGGATCCAGGTGACCCTGATGCACataaagtttgaaaagcactgccTAGGTCCAAGTCTTCCTCTTGAAATTCTAGCTATCTTTGAGCCTAAACCTAAATGTCATTTTCACTTTAAGGCCTAATTTCCCTGGTCATGaataatttccatttcttctaaactttcaaaataactttattaGTTGAAACATGTTAGTGTAACACaaacctttgtatttttaaaatacaccatTTCATTCCAAAATGAGGTCTAGTGTTCATGGCCCATTTTATTTGTGAGCTAACTATGTATGTGTCTATGACTTGGATCATAGCAGTGGCAATCCTGGTGGGGAGATAGGTTTGAGAGAATGGTGATTCTACAGATTGATTGAAAGAAAGGAGTTTTAAAAGAAGCCAAAGGTAGCCTTTGGCTCAAAAAGCCTGTGAGAATAGTATGAGGGAAGAGAGAAGCAGACAATGGAGCATAGGATGGGAGAAAGCGTGACAGGCAAAAGCAAGAACAGTTTCTATTGTTGCTCTTCTAATATTGTGGGTGCGGGCACTAATGCAACAATCCAGAAGCCAACTATCCCCTTCAAGCTTCCTCAGATGGCACTGAGTGGAAGCAAAAAAActccctttctatttttttcagcaTGATTAGGATGAAGGACATTACTgactatataattttaatagtCTAAGAAATTTCAACTTCCATATGCCAAATGTATTTTCTGCTAAGTAATTTTCTCTGATAACTTATAATATGCATACTAGCAAAAGTTTAGAATGAAACATACCTGTCCAATTTTTTAACTAAACTCCAACAAAGGCTTGGAGAGCAAACAGATATAAGGCAGGAAAAGCAGGaggcaatataaaataaaattgtctaaTTGTCTAGGGAACTCATGAAAAGTTAAACTGATACAGGTGGtatatttatacttttctctATTATTTAATTCCATTCTTATTTGTACTATAGTATACTATGCCAAACTCATTTAATGCATATTGAATATATATCGTGTTTGTTTCAGTTATCAAAAATCTTAAGCACTTATTGTGTTTATTACATGTTTATTACATGTTACCTGTGTTTTTAGTCAAATATCTTGCTATTGCTAGGCTCTGGTGCAGGATAAGTCCATCAACTTCCAAAATGGGGATTTTTCCAAATGGGagagcttaaaataaaatgagcaaataatTAACTTcataacaaaaccaaaagttatATTACTTCAATTTTTACTGATAATTGTGAAAACAAAGCATGATTTTATGAaatcatgaaattttaaaatatttttaaaggaacacTTGACAACCTGTAgtggaatatttacattttataagttTTGTTTAAGTTGTTAGAAAACCTGATTTAAAGTTAGTGACAGAATTGGTTCTTAAACCCAGGTTTATAGTGACACCATATGCTATACTGTATTTTACATgcttaatattaaaaagaattcttttaaagcttcattattttttgtagCCTCAATTGCAGATTATTAAAATCATAGTCTGAGGATTATGAAGAGTTTGATTTACATATTCAGTTATGGTAAGAACTTAGCCatagcctttttaaaattaatacataataattgcacatacTATGGGGtacatgacacatgcacacaatgtAATGATCaagagattttttatttcttatttaatttcttcattgacccagtgAACATTCAGgaccatgttgtttaatttccatatatttgtatagtttccaaagctctttttattattgatttctagttttattccattgtggtctgagaaaatacttgatataatttcaatttttaaaaatttattgagatgtGTTTTGTGGCTTAACATATGGCCTATCCTGTGTGCTGCTAAGAAGAATGAGGATTCTGTAGCTTATGgataaaaaaacatatttttttgagatggcatctcgctctgtcaccgaggctggagtgcagtggtgcgatctcggctcactgcaactgggctggagtctcttgctctgtcactgaggctggagtgcagtggtgcgatctcggctcaccacctgccaggttcaagtgattctcctgcctcagcctcctgagtagctgggactacaggtgtgtgccaccacacccagataagttttgtatttttagtagagatggggttttgctatgttagccaggctggtcttgaattcttgacctcaagtgatccacctacctcagcttcccaaagtactaggatcacaggcgtgagcaaccactcCCAGCCtatggatgaaatgttctgtaaatgtctgttagttccatttggtctatagcaCAGATTCAgcccaatgtttctttgttggttttctggCTAGATTATCTGTCCGGTGCTGACAGGGGAGTGTTGACATCCCCAACTCTTATTATGTTAGGATCTATCTCTAACTTTAGTTTTAAcaatatttgcttcatatatttaggTGCACATATacttacaattgttatatcctcttgctgaattgaccactttattattatataatgactgtgtatttttttcctttttaaattaaagtctattttgtctgctaTAAATATTGCTACTCCTGCatgcttttggtttctgt
This portion of the Rhinopithecus roxellana isolate Shanxi Qingling chromosome 2, ASM756505v1, whole genome shotgun sequence genome encodes:
- the HPGDS gene encoding hematopoietic prostaglandin D synthase isoform X1, whose protein sequence is MPNYKLTYFNMRGRAEIIRYIFAYLNIQYEDHRIEQADWPEIKSTLPFGKIPILEVDGLILHQSLAIARYLTKNTDLAGNTEMEQCQVDAIVDTLDDFMSCFPWAEKKQDVKGCHSVELESCSWMLPSSLVYPIVYLGAHPLVFQKLKRRFDDSRYDYDRWYGYVYLVSHTASLWYGCPRYLVTDVILRSLLLPWIFFFFFFFIVPGFILLFSFLVFVEQSSKSLLGIGNKSLRLWGPYLSKDVFILFSNLFYSWAGCRILIKVIFH